Proteins co-encoded in one Cytophaga hutchinsonii ATCC 33406 genomic window:
- a CDS encoding beta-ketoacyl-ACP synthase III yields MSAKNVYITKTASFFPNDPISNDEMEEYLGLINEKNSKSKRIVLRNNGIKRRFYAIQKDGTPTHTNAQMASLAIRKLFSNREELKNIELLSCGTSSPDQMMPSHAVMVHGWLPETNAIEVVSPSGVCCAGMHALKYAFLSIRSGDVSTAVASASERLSKVLRSETFEDEVQKLLELEENPSISFEKEFLRWMLSDGAGAFLLSDKPNTEGISLRIDWMEAVSYANQVEPCMYMASEKLEDGTLKSYMDYTPEEVVNQSILSIKQDVKLLSKYIIEYGYDKLKASLEKHGQSVKDVDYFLPHMSSDFFKNKISEKLIENGMEIPFEKWFTNLYTVGNVGAGSMYLMIDELFNSGKLKKGEKILLLVPESSRFSYVFSMLTVC; encoded by the coding sequence ATGTCAGCAAAAAACGTATACATTACAAAAACAGCAAGTTTTTTTCCAAATGATCCGATTTCTAACGATGAAATGGAAGAATATCTTGGTTTAATAAATGAAAAAAATTCCAAGTCGAAACGTATCGTTCTACGCAACAACGGTATAAAAAGACGTTTTTACGCAATACAAAAAGACGGCACGCCAACGCATACAAATGCTCAAATGGCTTCTTTAGCCATTCGTAAATTATTCTCTAACCGGGAAGAGTTAAAGAATATTGAGTTGTTAAGCTGCGGAACTTCCAGTCCCGACCAGATGATGCCTTCTCATGCCGTAATGGTTCATGGCTGGCTTCCGGAAACCAATGCAATCGAAGTTGTTTCCCCATCAGGCGTATGTTGTGCAGGCATGCACGCATTAAAATATGCGTTTCTTTCCATTCGTTCAGGTGATGTTTCAACAGCTGTTGCTTCAGCATCCGAACGTCTGTCAAAAGTATTACGTTCTGAAACGTTTGAAGATGAAGTTCAGAAATTATTAGAACTGGAAGAAAATCCTTCTATCAGTTTTGAAAAAGAATTCCTGCGTTGGATGTTATCTGATGGTGCCGGAGCTTTTTTGCTTTCTGACAAACCAAATACGGAGGGCATCAGCCTCCGGATTGACTGGATGGAAGCTGTTTCATATGCTAACCAGGTAGAACCGTGTATGTATATGGCCAGTGAAAAACTGGAAGACGGCACCCTTAAGAGCTATATGGATTATACACCTGAAGAAGTTGTAAACCAGTCTATCTTAAGTATCAAACAGGATGTAAAACTTCTTAGCAAATACATTATTGAATACGGTTACGATAAGTTAAAAGCTTCGTTAGAAAAACACGGTCAGTCGGTAAAAGACGTAGATTATTTCTTACCACATATGTCCAGTGATTTTTTCAAAAATAAAATATCTGAAAAACTTATTGAGAACGGGATGGAAATTCCATTTGAAAAATGGTTTACCAACTTATATACGGTAGGCAATGTTGGAGCCGGCTCTATGTATTTAATGATCGACGAATTATTCAACAGCGGCAAATTGAAAAAAGGTGAAAAGATTTTATTGCTCGTTCCTGAAAGTTCGCGATTCTCTTATGTGTTCAGCATGTTAACTGTTTGCTAG
- a CDS encoding BtrH N-terminal domain-containing protein, producing the protein MPNTFEHLQAAHCENGVTTNLLRNVGVSKMTEPLAFGIGSGLFFIYIPLMKINGGPAIAYRTMPGLIFKRTAQSLGIDVVRKTFRSTIKAQEFLDACIKAGQPVGCQVGVYFLSYFPKEYRFHFNAHNLIVYGKEGDNYLVSDPVMETTNILSTYELERVRFAKGALAPKGQIYFPKPNHEPVSDDKIRKAIVTGVKRNIRDMLHIPGPIAGVSGIKYTGNKIKNWRDKLGIEKAGLYLAQLVRMQEEIGTGGGGFRFIYGAFLQQAHAFHNDDQLLEISKSFTQSGDLWRSAAIQAAGIYKGRITSQADFNVMGDYLLEISELEKKAFKELTKIKWQK; encoded by the coding sequence ATGCCTAATACCTTCGAACATTTACAGGCTGCGCACTGCGAAAATGGTGTAACAACAAATCTATTGCGCAATGTCGGCGTTTCAAAAATGACCGAACCGCTTGCCTTTGGTATTGGCTCCGGATTATTTTTTATTTACATCCCTTTAATGAAAATTAACGGCGGACCAGCTATTGCATATCGCACCATGCCTGGTTTAATTTTTAAACGAACAGCACAATCATTAGGCATTGATGTTGTACGTAAAACATTCCGTTCAACTATAAAAGCACAGGAGTTTCTCGATGCATGCATCAAAGCCGGTCAGCCGGTAGGCTGCCAGGTTGGGGTATACTTTCTGAGTTACTTCCCGAAAGAATATCGCTTTCATTTTAATGCACATAATTTAATTGTGTACGGAAAAGAAGGCGACAATTACCTGGTGAGTGATCCGGTAATGGAAACGACAAATATATTAAGCACCTACGAGCTGGAACGTGTACGGTTTGCAAAAGGTGCATTGGCCCCGAAAGGTCAGATCTATTTCCCAAAACCAAATCATGAACCTGTTTCTGATGATAAGATCCGGAAGGCAATCGTTACCGGCGTTAAAAGAAACATTCGTGACATGCTGCATATCCCGGGTCCTATTGCAGGCGTAAGTGGTATCAAATACACCGGAAATAAAATAAAAAACTGGCGCGATAAATTAGGCATTGAAAAAGCAGGTTTATACCTGGCTCAACTGGTGCGTATGCAGGAAGAAATCGGTACGGGCGGTGGCGGATTCCGCTTCATCTATGGGGCATTTCTTCAGCAGGCACATGCCTTTCATAACGACGACCAATTGCTTGAAATCTCTAAATCATTTACACAGTCGGGAGATTTATGGAGAAGTGCTGCGATTCAGGCAGCAGGTATTTATAAAGGCCGTATTACTTCTCAGGCAGATTTTAATGTGATGGGCGATTACCTGCTTGAAATTTCTGAGCTGGAAAAAAAGGCATTTAAAGAATTAACTAAAATCAAATGGCAGAAATAA
- a CDS encoding ABC transporter ATP-binding protein, with product MAEITNPAITISNLSFHYTENSGVYFNDFNLTVFEGERFGLFGPNGAGKSTLISLMTGLLKPVSGVVTLFNEDIHAKCTRKLFGFVPQDFSLYDELSPIENLQFFGAWAGLSKKEITNRTTELLDILGLTDVKHKAVKTFSGGMKRRVNLAIGVIHQPRILFLDEPTVGVDIQTRHAIIEYLKQLNKAGMTLVYTSHQLAEAESLCNRIALIDNGQLIACNDIPDLLASHHEEDLESLFLHLTGKAFRD from the coding sequence ATGGCAGAAATAACGAATCCTGCTATTACCATATCTAACCTGTCTTTTCACTACACTGAAAATTCAGGCGTTTATTTCAATGATTTTAATTTAACTGTTTTTGAAGGCGAACGCTTTGGTTTATTTGGACCAAATGGTGCCGGCAAATCCACCCTAATAAGCCTTATGACAGGCTTGTTAAAACCCGTAAGTGGCGTGGTGACTTTGTTCAATGAAGATATCCATGCAAAGTGTACGCGGAAATTATTCGGGTTTGTGCCGCAGGATTTCTCTCTGTATGATGAATTAAGCCCGATCGAAAATTTACAGTTCTTCGGTGCATGGGCAGGCTTGTCTAAAAAAGAAATAACAAACCGAACAACAGAGCTTCTGGATATATTAGGATTGACAGATGTTAAACATAAAGCAGTCAAAACTTTTTCAGGAGGAATGAAACGCAGGGTAAATCTGGCTATTGGTGTAATACACCAGCCCCGTATTTTATTTTTAGATGAGCCAACCGTTGGTGTAGATATTCAGACACGCCATGCGATTATTGAATATTTAAAACAATTGAATAAAGCAGGTATGACCCTTGTCTATACCTCACATCAGTTAGCCGAAGCAGAAAGTCTGTGTAACAGAATTGCATTGATAGACAATGGTCAACTGATTGCATGCAATGACATTCCGGATCTGTTAGCCTCACATCATGAAGAAGACCTCGAATCCCTTTTCTTACACTTAACCGGTAAAGCATTTAGAGATTAA
- a CDS encoding phosphopantetheine-binding protein, translated as METAELKHQLKEQIIKFLNLISVTPEDIKDDEPLFGEGLGLDSIDSLELIVLLDREYGIKITDPKDGRKVLVDINTMVAYIEQHRTK; from the coding sequence ATGGAAACGGCTGAATTAAAACACCAATTAAAAGAACAGATAATTAAATTTTTGAACCTGATCTCCGTAACGCCGGAAGATATTAAAGACGATGAGCCATTGTTTGGGGAAGGTCTCGGGCTGGATTCCATTGATTCATTGGAGTTGATCGTATTATTAGACAGAGAATACGGCATCAAAATTACTGACCCGAAAGATGGGCGTAAAGTATTGGTAGATATCAATACAATGGTTGCTTACATTGAACAACACAGAACGAAGTAA
- a CDS encoding ABC transporter permease, with product MFKLWATIRKDTLLLFRDKVGLLLMFVMPIILVLVITSIQNSTFELVNENKIPLLVCNKDTAYTSIEFIEALDQIGMFEIKQVSKDLTNESLNTLMHENDVLISIIIPPTFSSSISQKSTNVSSKALHEFGLAENTLTKKEFPEKPLPITFIYNPVLQQSFLQSINGALTSAIQIIEGKKLVQQLYVTLNEKPMPENLQMEILQKNISIEEIAAAKDGSKTIPNATQHNVPAWTIFAMFFIVISLGGSVVKEKLSGSFVRLKTLPTNYLTALLSKQLTYLGVTLLQVFVIFSLGIWIFPYIGLPALNLPADLFGLLIVSLLCGWCAISYAICIGTYSQTQEQANGFGAVSIVILAAISGILVPSFAMPQSFAVIMKLSPLYWCLESYYGLFLERGSLADILETTLPLLGFIVIIQGITLIGLKKKNLI from the coding sequence ATGTTTAAACTTTGGGCTACCATACGTAAAGATACGCTCCTTTTATTTCGTGATAAGGTAGGTTTACTGCTCATGTTTGTAATGCCCATTATTCTGGTATTGGTTATAACAAGTATTCAGAACAGCACGTTCGAACTGGTAAATGAAAATAAAATACCCCTGTTGGTTTGCAATAAAGATACGGCCTACACAAGTATTGAATTTATTGAAGCACTTGATCAGATCGGCATGTTCGAGATCAAACAAGTTTCAAAAGATCTTACAAACGAATCATTGAATACATTGATGCACGAAAATGATGTACTTATATCTATCATCATTCCGCCAACATTTTCGTCTTCCATTTCTCAAAAATCAACGAATGTCTCTTCAAAGGCATTACATGAATTTGGCCTGGCAGAAAACACATTAACTAAAAAAGAATTTCCTGAAAAACCCTTGCCAATCACTTTTATTTACAATCCGGTGTTACAGCAGTCCTTTCTTCAATCAATCAATGGTGCGCTTACAAGTGCCATACAAATCATAGAAGGAAAAAAATTAGTGCAGCAATTATATGTTACGCTGAATGAAAAACCTATGCCTGAAAATCTGCAAATGGAAATTCTGCAGAAAAATATTTCCATTGAAGAGATTGCAGCAGCAAAAGATGGAAGCAAAACCATTCCAAACGCTACACAGCATAATGTACCGGCATGGACAATCTTTGCCATGTTCTTTATTGTAATTTCATTAGGCGGTAGTGTAGTGAAAGAGAAATTAAGCGGAAGTTTTGTTCGCTTAAAAACACTTCCTACAAATTATCTCACTGCACTACTTTCCAAACAACTTACCTACTTAGGCGTTACGTTGCTTCAGGTATTTGTGATTTTCTCTTTAGGCATCTGGATCTTCCCGTACATTGGCTTGCCTGCGTTAAATCTTCCGGCTGATTTATTCGGATTACTTATTGTATCTTTATTATGTGGCTGGTGTGCTATAAGCTATGCCATATGCATCGGCACCTATTCACAGACGCAGGAACAGGCAAACGGGTTTGGAGCAGTATCTATAGTTATACTGGCTGCGATAAGCGGCATCCTTGTCCCCTCTTTCGCTATGCCGCAATCCTTTGCTGTAATTATGAAACTATCGCCGCTATACTGGTGCCTCGAATCGTATTACGGATTATTTCTGGAACGCGGTTCCTTAGCTGACATTCTTGAAACGACATTACCTTTATTAGGTTTTATTGTCATCATACAAGGCATAACACTTATTGGCCTTAAAAAGAAAAATTTGATTTGA